In Sulfolobales archaeon, the DNA window CAAGAAATGTTATAGATACTCCTAAAGCTAGGATCCCAGCTAGCTCAAGCTCCATCTTAACCATATAAATACTATGTTGTCATTCTTATAAGCATTGATGTTCTAGCACGGCGGGGGCGATGATTTTATTCCCGTTGAAAATCGCATATCCATGGAAGATCTAATATAGATCTTTATTCTCCTCCTATATACTCTCTAGCTTTATCGATGCCCATACCCTATCGATTCTATCTAGATGTTCTTTCGAGAGCCTCCAGCCGAGGCTACCTATGTTATCCACTAGATGCTCCTCCTTCGTTGTATTGAATACTGGGAAGACGTTCTCCTTGATTAGGAGCCAGTTGAGGACAACCTGTGCCGGGGTTTTTCCTAGCTCTGATGCTATCGCCTTCACCTCGTTCACTAGGGGCTGTATCGCCTCTATAACCTCGGGCCTTGCTAGTCTATACCATCTATACTCATCTCTAATCTCCTTTCTGCCGACTAGGAATCCAAGGGCTAGTGGGTCGTAGGCTTGGAGGGCTATGTTCTCCTGAAGCATATATGGTAGAAGCTCTTTCTCAACCTCCCTATATAACATGTTATAGTGAACCTGGTTAGTAGCTATATCTGTTCTCGATAGATATTCCCTAGCAGCCCTGAGCATTGGTAGTGGGAAGTTGCTAACACCTATATATCTTATCTTCCCCTCGCTCCAAAGCCTCTCCATAGCCTTTAGAGTCTCTCTAAGGGGTATATAGTGGTGTGGCCAGTGTATTAGGTAGAGATCTATATAGCTTGTCTCAAGCCTCTTCAAACTTGCCTCGGCAGCCTTGATCACATCGTCGTATCTCAGATGCTCATATGAGACCTTTGTTATTATGAAGAGCTCATCCCTCCTAAAACCCTTGATAGCCCTCCCAATGATCTTCTCAGATAAACCAGCACCATAGCTCTCAGCGGTATCGATAGCATTTATCCCCAGCTCAATAGCCCTTTTAATAATCCTCACAGCCTGCTCCTCAGAGATTATCGATGGGGCTCCATACTCCCAGGATCCAAGGATAAGGGGTGATATCTTCTCTCCAGTCCATCCAAAGACCCTCCTCTCAATCAAGCTAATCACCACGACTATTAATGTAGAAGTCCTAAAAACAATCCCCAGCCATTTTGATGATCCCTTTTATGATCGATCTATCAATCACAGATCTAAAACCAGCTAATTCCTCGGATCAGCTCTTCCTCCCCATCAACCCTAGCTTCTCGAGGTTAGCTATATACATTCTCTCCAAAGCCCTTTTAATCAACCAGCTGAAATACTGTGAGAGCCCCTTTAAAAATCTATAGCTAAGCCCTATCACTATATCCCCGTTAAACCCTGGATCCATTATTCTCCTCACAATCTCCCTAGCAACATGATCGCTTCTCATAACCGGTGCGAATCTAGAGGCTCCAGAGCTCCACCCACCCTTCCTAGACGTCTCTGTAAGCACAACATTCCTGTGGAACTCTGTATCTACATAGCCTGGGTAAACCCCTATAACCCTTATCCCATATGGCTTCAGCTCTATTCTAAGCGTATCCGTTAGGGTCTTCAGAGCCGCTTTCGAAGCGTTATAGAGGGATAGCCATGGCATGGGGGTATAGATAGCCATGGTCGATATATTCACAATACATCCCCCACCAAATCTCTTCATATAGCCCGCAGCACTGCTAATCAGTATAGCTGGTGATATAGCATTTACAGTAAAGATCCTATGGATCTCTGCTGCGGAGACCTCATCTATAGGCCCGTAAACACCATAGCCAGCATTGTTAACCAATAGATCAAGCCTGCCCATCTTATCAACAACAGACCCAACAAGTCTGTCTGCATCATCTAAATTCGAGAGATCCGCTTTAAATACCTCGGCAGAACCCCCTGCGCTCCTTATCATCTCAGCAACCCTTTCCAACGCATCAACCCTTCTAGAAGCAAGTGCAACTGAGTATCCGTTTCTAGCAAGAAGTACCGCGAGATCCCTCCCAATCCCAGAGGATGCCCCCGTAACAATAGCCACCTTCATAGG includes these proteins:
- a CDS encoding aldo/keto reductase, which gives rise to MIERRVFGWTGEKISPLILGSWEYGAPSIISEEQAVRIIKRAIELGINAIDTAESYGAGLSEKIIGRAIKGFRRDELFIITKVSYEHLRYDDVIKAAEASLKRLETSYIDLYLIHWPHHYIPLRETLKAMERLWSEGKIRYIGVSNFPLPMLRAAREYLSRTDIATNQVHYNMLYREVEKELLPYMLQENIALQAYDPLALGFLVGRKEIRDEYRWYRLARPEVIEAIQPLVNEVKAIASELGKTPAQVVLNWLLIKENVFPVFNTTKEEHLVDNIGSLGWRLSKEHLDRIDRVWASIKLESI
- a CDS encoding SDR family NAD(P)-dependent oxidoreductase, translating into MKVAIVTGASSGIGRDLAVLLARNGYSVALASRRVDALERVAEMIRSAGGSAEVFKADLSNLDDADRLVGSVVDKMGRLDLLVNNAGYGVYGPIDEVSAAEIHRIFTVNAISPAILISSAAGYMKRFGGGCIVNISTMAIYTPMPWLSLYNASKAALKTLTDTLRIELKPYGIRVIGVYPGYVDTEFHRNVVLTETSRKGGWSSGASRFAPVMRSDHVAREIVRRIMDPGFNGDIVIGLSYRFLKGLSQYFSWLIKRALERMYIANLEKLGLMGRKS